A window of Paraburkholderia sp. ZP32-5 genomic DNA:
GAACAGATACCCCTGCACCGCGCGTGCGCCGAGCGCTTTCACGACCGCGGCCTGCGCCGGCGTTTCGAGTCCTTCCACCACGCATTCGAGGCCGAGGTTGCGGCACAGGTCGATCACCGACTTGACGATCTTCTTCGATGCGCTATTCGTGTCGACATCGGTCACGAAGCTACGGTCGATTTTGATCGCGTCGAACGGCAGGCGGTGCACGTAGCTGAGGCTCGAATAGCCGGTGCCGAAATCGTCGAGCGACACGCGGCAGCCGGCCTGCTTGAGCATCGTGATCGCGCTGTGCGCCTGCGCGAAATCACGCGTCAACGCGGTCTCGGTGATCTCGAACGTGACGCGATACGGCACTACGCCGCTCGCCGCGACGATGTCGATCAAGCGGCGCGCGCGCGCCGAAGTCGAGATATCGACCGCGGACAGATTGAACGACAGATACGGTTGCGAAGGCCAATGCGCGACTTCCGCGAGCGCCTGGCGCAGCAGTTCGTCGGTGATACTCAGAATCAGTTCGGTACGCTCAGCAATACGGATGAACTCTTCCGGTCTGACCATGCCGAGCCGCGCGTTATGCCAGCGGCCGAGCGCTTCGAGTCCGATCGGGCGACGCGTGAGCAGATCGTAGATCGGCTGGAACTCGAGAAACAGTTCCGTCTCGAGATCGGCATGGCGCAGCTCCTGCGTGACGAGGCTCAGGCGTCGCATGCGCGTTTCGTGTTCGGCCGAAAAGATCACCGGTCTGCCGCGGCGATTTTCCTTGCCGACGTAGAGCGCGGCGTCCGCGCGCTCGAAGACCTGCGCGACCGTCGCGCCTGCTTCGGGAAACGCGGCCCAGCCGATCGTGCCCGACAGATCCGCGACGTTATCCGCGACCAGATACGATTGACTGAGCGCATCGCAGATGCGCTGCCCCAGTGCGACGAGCGCTTCGTTCGACAAGCGGTGCTGCACCACCACGCCGAATTCATCGCCGCCGAGACGCGCGAACGTGACGCCCGTTTCGCCGAGCGACAGCAGCCGCGTGCCGACTTCCTGCAGCACGAGATCGCCGCTCGCGTGTCCGTAGATATCGTTGACCTGCTTGAAGCCGTCCAGATCGATCACGCCAACGTTGAAGCCGCCGCCGTCGGCGAGCGTATGCTCGGCCAGCGCGCGCAGCGATGCGAAGAAACTGCGGCGGTTCGGCAGGCCGGTCAAACTGTCGAGGTTCGCGAGCCGGTGGTTGTCGTCGCTCAGGCGTTGCGTGTTGTGCTGACTCGCCTGTAATTCGTGCTGCGCATGAACGGCGTCGGCGAAGGTCCGGCAATACAGCTGGATCACGAGCGCAAGCGCGACGCCGACGAGCGTCATATCGACGGCGATTGCGATGAACACCGGGCGCCCGGTGAACACGAGAAACACCGAAAGACTCGCGGTGACGATGCCGATCAGCAGCAGCGAGGGCACGCGCAGATGGATCAGGCAGAACACGCAGCCGACCAGCGTCGTGCCCATATAAAACGCGACCTGCGTTTGTTCGAACGCGCTGCCGTACGGAAGCAGCAGCAACGACCAGCTACTGAACGCGACGCCGAATAGTCCGACGAGCCACGTGAGCTTGCGCAATTCGGGCATCGCCTGTTCGCGCGTCAACACGCGATGACGAACCCGCCACCAGTGCCAGCAGCGCATCAAACACAGCGCGCCGAGCGCCGCGGGGATATACACCGATAACCACAGCGGCGC
This region includes:
- a CDS encoding putative bifunctional diguanylate cyclase/phosphodiesterase, which gives rise to MVRLARLKEALSVTQSDPGLVRAQLQAFSRQVPLLYFILLVNTAAVAITHVGSAPLWLSVYIPAALGALCLMRCWHWWRVRHRVLTREQAMPELRKLTWLVGLFGVAFSSWSLLLLPYGSAFEQTQVAFYMGTTLVGCVFCLIHLRVPSLLLIGIVTASLSVFLVFTGRPVFIAIAVDMTLVGVALALVIQLYCRTFADAVHAQHELQASQHNTQRLSDDNHRLANLDSLTGLPNRRSFFASLRALAEHTLADGGGFNVGVIDLDGFKQVNDIYGHASGDLVLQEVGTRLLSLGETGVTFARLGGDEFGVVVQHRLSNEALVALGQRICDALSQSYLVADNVADLSGTIGWAAFPEAGATVAQVFERADAALYVGKENRRGRPVIFSAEHETRMRRLSLVTQELRHADLETELFLEFQPIYDLLTRRPIGLEALGRWHNARLGMVRPEEFIRIAERTELILSITDELLRQALAEVAHWPSQPYLSFNLSAVDISTSARARRLIDIVAASGVVPYRVTFEITETALTRDFAQAHSAITMLKQAGCRVSLDDFGTGYSSLSYVHRLPFDAIKIDRSFVTDVDTNSASKKIVKSVIDLCRNLGLECVVEGLETPAQAAVVKALGARAVQGYLFSLPMSASSVGTYLWTELAQAHTETQA